One region of Equus asinus isolate D_3611 breed Donkey unplaced genomic scaffold, EquAss-T2T_v2 contig_2, whole genome shotgun sequence genomic DNA includes:
- the LOC123284031 gene encoding ral guanine nucleotide dissociation stimulator-like isoform X2, with product MEDYVEGNVLNCRKWNEQFKLMDEIELLQEAANLYTVQPDEHFGAWFQAVEPLSKEESYSLSCQLEPRYHWVRKIRLFFKGKKNRSGQNTRPPTKGPVVVVDDPPETS from the exons atggaggattatgtggag ggcaatgtgctcaactgtcggaaatggaatgag caattcaaactgatggacgagatcgagctgctccaggaggctgcaaatctgtacaccgtgcagcccgacgagcactttggggcctggttccaggccgtggagcccctgagcaaggaggagag ctacagcctgtcctgccagctggagccccgataccactgggtcagaaagattcgactcttcttcaaaggcaagaagaaccgctcaggccaga acaccagacccccaaccaagggcccagtggtggtggtcgatgaccctcctgagaccagctga
- the LOC123284031 gene encoding ral guanine nucleotide dissociation stimulator-like isoform X1 → MGLAFKHPTVFLACFLSFFLSPPRRESSRTWKKWVRREKRVSRELLVQEATSVLKTAERARQGAQERQRQQGVVPSLVTFFRSLELLDATMEDYVEGNVLNCRKWNEQFKLMDEIELLQEAANLYTVQPDEHFGAWFQAVEPLSKEESYSLSCQLEPRYHWVRKIRLFFKGKKNRSGQNTRPPTKGPVVVVDDPPETS, encoded by the exons atgggacttgccttcaagcatcccacagtttttcttgcttgctttctttctttctttctttccccaccccgcagggagagttctcgaacctggaagaagtgggtcaggagagagaaacgcgtgagcagggagctgctggtgcag gaggcgacctccgtgttaaagactgcagagagggcccgccagggagcccaggagaggcagcggcagcag ggtgtcgtcccctccctggtgacgttcttccgttccctggagctgctggacgctacgatggaggattatgtggag ggcaatgtgctcaactgtcggaaatggaatgag caattcaaactgatggacgagatcgagctgctccaggaggctgcaaatctgtacaccgtgcagcccgacgagcactttggggcctggttccaggccgtggagcccctgagcaaggaggagag ctacagcctgtcctgccagctggagccccgataccactgggtcagaaagattcgactcttcttcaaaggcaagaagaaccgctcaggccaga acaccagacccccaaccaagggcccagtggtggtggtcgatgaccctcctgagaccagctga